The Fructilactobacillus myrtifloralis genome contains a region encoding:
- a CDS encoding ATP-binding protein: MKIEAVEVYHYGKLHQLHLQFDELQLIYGNNEAGKTTLINFILDILFGFEHRSQTHPYAPKDNSKMGGKLTVSTGTDQLVIERVEGKNGGELSLFDAVGNPLPPTRLQQLLGPINRDVYYKLFYFGAPSLSEIAKLTSEELEDRIRRVGVVGINQWLNLEKEIKTQAGDLYKPTGKNPELNQKLKEYDRLQTKVADAQQQYPEYVKLTQELGELQTQIQQLQQQEQTTQQQLQELYRDKQSWSDYQQFQQLQQLDLTAKAGFTSADLDQLQSIETKVNYLNKDVKAAQEQLKADQHQSVPADYQFYLQHQHQIDELGEQLPNYQEQWRQVQSLQTQLATETGRLRDDEAETGGANAQPFSASDQARVQELMQQRATLQTQQQTESAQSTRTTPVTSNKVPYGLMGMGVLLLGLGLLSAGLVQIVLAVLGIGLLVAGGYQKYQQTKEQQPESQRPATEQLHDQLHQIDQELTQLGDQYHITAVPQQQWLTTLQTGLKQREQQRARVQALQTQVDQLQQQVTAYVQAWAFCPFVDQVVNQTPGEALQTLQKWLATLKDERQQQAQVSQRLQDDERQLDSRTTELHEAQHQLQAAFKQRQVSNMDQFHDELEAERKREQARSQREQLQQKLTPELKEHLQAFGSEAELQAQETHLTTKDQELKQQLSGLVESRTKKQTQLQQVSQDGTLAELRQEQANLETEINDLTGQWLVLQLSYQWIERVLNEASHGRFPKVQKLAQQYFAILTDQHYRQIRYQKKLEVVTNDGQRFNLGELSRGTMQQLYLALILALTVSFSDEFPLPIIIDDGFTEFDKTRTEHALALLQELAATTQIIYLTADDRIASELTTAKLLKLE; encoded by the coding sequence ATGAAGATTGAAGCAGTTGAAGTTTATCACTATGGAAAGCTCCACCAGCTCCATTTACAATTTGATGAATTACAGTTAATTTATGGAAATAATGAGGCGGGGAAGACAACTCTCATTAACTTCATCTTGGATATCCTATTTGGGTTTGAACACCGGAGTCAAACCCATCCCTATGCACCCAAGGATAACAGTAAAATGGGCGGGAAATTAACGGTTTCCACCGGTACGGACCAGTTGGTCATTGAACGGGTCGAAGGTAAAAATGGGGGCGAGCTCTCATTGTTTGACGCGGTTGGCAATCCATTGCCCCCGACCCGGTTACAACAATTGTTAGGACCAATTAACCGTGATGTATATTACAAATTATTTTACTTTGGGGCCCCGTCACTAAGCGAGATTGCCAAACTAACTAGTGAAGAGCTGGAAGATCGGATTCGTCGCGTCGGCGTAGTCGGCATTAATCAGTGGCTAAACCTAGAAAAAGAAATTAAAACCCAGGCGGGGGACTTGTATAAGCCAACCGGGAAAAACCCTGAATTAAATCAAAAGTTGAAGGAGTACGACCGCTTACAAACGAAGGTGGCGGACGCCCAACAACAATACCCCGAATATGTAAAGCTAACGCAGGAATTAGGGGAGTTACAGACCCAGATTCAGCAACTGCAACAGCAGGAACAAACAACGCAACAGCAGCTCCAGGAACTTTACCGGGACAAGCAAAGTTGGTCGGACTATCAGCAATTCCAGCAATTGCAACAGTTGGATTTAACGGCCAAAGCGGGGTTTACCTCGGCTGATTTGGATCAACTCCAAAGCATCGAAACCAAAGTTAATTATTTGAATAAAGATGTAAAAGCAGCGCAGGAGCAGTTAAAAGCAGACCAGCACCAATCAGTACCTGCTGATTATCAGTTTTATTTGCAACATCAACATCAAATTGATGAGCTCGGGGAGCAGCTGCCGAATTATCAGGAGCAGTGGCGCCAAGTGCAAAGTCTCCAGACCCAGCTTGCGACTGAAACGGGTCGCCTGCGGGATGATGAGGCCGAAACGGGGGGAGCCAATGCGCAACCATTTTCGGCCTCGGATCAAGCCCGGGTGCAGGAGTTAATGCAACAGCGTGCTACCTTGCAAACGCAGCAACAGACGGAGTCTGCGCAATCCACGCGCACGACTCCAGTCACATCGAACAAAGTTCCCTATGGATTAATGGGAATGGGAGTGCTCCTGCTGGGACTCGGACTCCTGAGTGCGGGTCTAGTGCAAATTGTGTTAGCGGTGCTAGGAATTGGCTTATTGGTGGCCGGTGGGTACCAAAAGTACCAACAGACTAAGGAACAACAGCCGGAATCGCAACGGCCAGCCACGGAGCAGCTTCACGACCAACTGCACCAAATTGACCAGGAATTAACGCAATTGGGAGACCAGTACCACATTACGGCCGTTCCGCAACAACAGTGGTTGACGACGCTCCAAACGGGACTCAAGCAACGAGAGCAGCAACGCGCCCGGGTGCAAGCCTTACAGACGCAAGTAGATCAGTTACAGCAGCAGGTCACCGCATACGTGCAAGCGTGGGCATTTTGTCCCTTCGTGGACCAGGTTGTGAACCAAACTCCTGGCGAAGCTTTGCAAACGCTGCAAAAGTGGTTAGCAACCCTCAAGGATGAACGGCAACAGCAGGCGCAGGTTAGTCAACGACTTCAGGATGACGAGCGCCAGCTCGACAGCCGCACGACGGAACTGCACGAGGCCCAACACCAGTTACAAGCAGCCTTCAAGCAGCGCCAGGTTAGTAATATGGATCAATTTCATGATGAGCTGGAAGCGGAACGAAAGCGCGAGCAGGCTAGAAGTCAGCGGGAGCAATTACAACAGAAACTGACCCCGGAATTAAAGGAGCACTTGCAGGCCTTTGGTTCGGAAGCGGAATTACAGGCCCAGGAAACGCACCTGACGACCAAGGACCAGGAGCTTAAACAGCAGCTTAGTGGTTTGGTTGAATCTCGAACTAAAAAACAAACCCAGTTACAGCAGGTAAGTCAGGATGGAACGCTGGCCGAGTTACGGCAGGAGCAAGCTAACCTGGAAACGGAAATTAACGATTTGACCGGTCAGTGGCTGGTCCTTCAGTTATCGTACCAGTGGATCGAACGGGTGTTGAACGAAGCTAGTCATGGCCGGTTTCCGAAGGTCCAGAAACTGGCACAGCAGTATTTTGCGATTCTTACCGATCAGCACTACCGCCAGATTCGGTACCAGAAAAAACTAGAGGTGGTTACCAACGACGGTCAGCGCTTTAACCTGGGCGAGCTGTCTCGTGGCACGATGCAGCAACTTTACTTAGCCTTAATTCTGGCCCTGACGGTGTCCTTCAGTGATGAGTTTCCGTTGCCAATTATCATTGACGATGGGTTTACCGAATTTGATAAAACTCGGACTGAGCATGCGTTAGCGTTGTTACAGGAATTAGCAGCCACGACCCAGATTATTTACCTGACGGCCGATGATCGGATTGCCTCCGAGTTAACTACTGCAAAACTCCTTAAATTAGAATAG
- a CDS encoding peptidyl-prolyl cis-trans isomerase: MNKKKWAIGAAGLLLSLSLAACGQGKTVATTDGGKITQEEFYDKMKSTQQGKAQLQQMILNKCLEHEYGSKVKQSEVDKQFDKYKSQYGPQFDTILQQQGMTESQLKESIKNNLLLKEAVLDKTDFSNKQLEKQFKKYQPKVTVKELVTKDEESAQSAISDLNNGTSWKDVAKQYGADDNAKKNGGQEISFDNATSGVDNSVKKAAYKLNKGEYSKTPIKTEGGYVVIEMVKHPKKGTLKEHKAEIKDQLANERLNDRNTVHKVVSEVLKDNHVQIEDSSMKNILSGYLDTSKK, from the coding sequence ATGAATAAGAAAAAATGGGCCATCGGTGCCGCCGGTCTCCTGTTAAGTTTATCCTTAGCAGCCTGTGGTCAAGGTAAAACCGTTGCCACGACTGACGGGGGTAAGATTACCCAAGAAGAATTTTACGATAAAATGAAGTCAACCCAACAAGGGAAGGCCCAACTTCAACAGATGATTCTAAACAAGTGTTTGGAACATGAATACGGAAGTAAGGTTAAACAATCCGAAGTTGACAAGCAATTTGATAAATACAAGAGTCAGTACGGCCCTCAATTCGACACCATCCTGCAACAACAAGGAATGACGGAAAGCCAATTGAAGGAATCGATTAAGAACAACCTCTTGTTAAAAGAAGCTGTGCTTGATAAGACCGACTTCTCTAACAAACAATTAGAAAAGCAGTTCAAGAAGTACCAACCAAAGGTAACGGTTAAGGAACTGGTTACTAAGGATGAAGAATCAGCTCAAAGCGCCATTTCTGATTTGAACAACGGAACCAGCTGGAAAGATGTTGCTAAGCAATACGGTGCTGATGACAACGCCAAGAAAAATGGTGGTCAAGAAATCAGCTTTGATAATGCAACTTCTGGCGTTGACAACTCCGTTAAAAAAGCCGCTTACAAGTTAAATAAGGGTGAATACTCCAAGACCCCAATCAAAACCGAAGGCGGATACGTTGTGATCGAAATGGTTAAACACCCGAAGAAGGGAACTTTGAAGGAGCACAAAGCCGAAATCAAAGACCAGTTAGCTAACGAACGCTTGAACGATCGGAACACGGTTCACAAAGTGGTTTCTGAAGTCCTAAAAGACAACCACGTTCAAATCGAAGATTCCAGCATGAAGAACATTCTCTCTGGATACCTCGATACTTCCAAAAAATAA
- a CDS encoding HIT family protein, with product MTELNDQCVFCKIIQGQIPSYPVYEDDEVLAFLDISQATPGHTLVIPKQHIQDIFAFDADTAGQVFARIPRIARAIKASNPNIAGMNIVNDNGKVAYQSVFHAHFHLIPRYSQADDFSIHFGDHTNDYDAAQYEALQTAIKNQF from the coding sequence ATGACAGAACTTAATGATCAATGTGTATTTTGTAAAATTATCCAAGGCCAGATTCCGAGTTATCCCGTTTACGAAGATGACGAGGTGCTCGCCTTTCTCGACATTTCGCAAGCAACCCCTGGCCACACGTTAGTAATCCCAAAACAACACATTCAGGATATCTTCGCGTTTGATGCCGACACTGCTGGTCAGGTCTTTGCACGAATTCCCCGCATCGCCCGGGCAATTAAAGCCTCTAACCCTAATATTGCCGGGATGAACATTGTAAATGATAACGGGAAGGTGGCTTATCAATCTGTTTTTCACGCCCACTTCCATCTGATTCCCCGGTATTCTCAAGCTGACGACTTCTCAATTCACTTTGGTGACCACACGAATGACTACGATGCCGCTCAGTACGAAGCCCTCCAAACTGCCATCAAAAACCAATTCTAA
- a CDS encoding ABC transporter ATP-binding protein: protein MTLAVNHLTGGYSGIPVLKDETFDVQDGELVSLIGLNGAGKSTTINHIIGLMTPFSGTIQLNGLQIQDNVEQYKQQIAYVPEMPVLYPELTLRDHIEATMMAYNLDRTEAWHRAEQLLQTFRLANKLDWFPANFSKGMRQKVMIVCAFMTDAKLLVIDEPFLGLDPLAVDDLLTLIDAKKAAGVSVLMSTHVLDTAEKHCDRFVLINDGRVNYEGTMAEIKDHYQTFGDTLTDIYLGLARNQQASTPQTTGDQHA, encoded by the coding sequence ATGACTTTAGCAGTTAATCACCTGACCGGAGGCTATTCCGGAATCCCGGTGTTAAAAGATGAAACCTTTGACGTTCAAGATGGTGAATTAGTTTCCCTAATTGGTTTGAACGGGGCGGGAAAGTCGACCACGATTAATCACATTATCGGATTGATGACGCCGTTTTCAGGAACCATTCAACTAAATGGATTACAAATTCAAGATAACGTTGAGCAATACAAGCAACAAATTGCCTATGTTCCAGAAATGCCGGTATTATATCCCGAACTGACCCTAAGGGATCACATCGAGGCCACCATGATGGCTTACAACCTGGACCGAACCGAAGCATGGCACCGGGCGGAACAACTATTACAAACGTTTCGGCTGGCCAACAAGCTTGATTGGTTTCCCGCCAACTTTTCTAAAGGGATGCGCCAGAAGGTCATGATTGTATGTGCCTTCATGACGGATGCCAAGTTACTGGTTATCGATGAACCGTTTCTCGGGTTGGATCCGTTGGCCGTTGATGATCTTCTCACGTTAATTGATGCTAAAAAAGCAGCTGGTGTCAGTGTCTTAATGTCCACCCACGTTCTTGATACCGCTGAAAAGCACTGCGACCGGTTTGTTTTAATTAACGATGGTCGCGTCAACTACGAGGGGACCATGGCAGAGATTAAGGATCATTACCAAACCTTTGGGGACACGTTAACGGATATTTATTTGGGCCTAGCTCGAAACCAGCAAGCATCCACCCCTCAGACCACGGGTGATCAACATGCGTAA
- a CDS encoding ABC transporter permease, giving the protein MRNLFKDRLINHWNQLTKYLRYVFNDFFVIALMFFIGAVGLAYANFLKTVPPHAGWEVLVLLVLLTLGLQVGRLATLIVDPDRVFLAPQEQQLTSYFKHAFLYSFSLAAGMQVLVWIILMPFISVSLGWSVGQLLVGLVLMVGLKWYWLSYQFLQLRNHATNPWWHRLGWLVLLPAVVILLALVGQVVIAYVLTMAAIGVVIWRLAKQVPPLNWEQIVATEQRRMRRIYRFFALFTEVPTVGPQPKRRAYLDGLFRRLPHDQAHLYTNLYVKTFARDGETSSMYLRLLVLAAVILGLVTNQALSIVVALTMLYLTGTQLRPFFDCFDNNVFTYLYPVRVSTRVHNFRQLFNWLLIIELVVVLIAQLIGQATLTTLGITLVGGSFIIWWLSHRFLQQQVKREK; this is encoded by the coding sequence ATGCGTAATTTATTTAAAGACCGACTCATTAACCATTGGAACCAGTTGACGAAGTACTTGCGGTATGTATTTAATGATTTCTTTGTCATTGCGTTGATGTTCTTTATTGGGGCCGTTGGGCTTGCCTATGCCAACTTTTTAAAAACCGTACCTCCGCATGCAGGGTGGGAAGTGCTGGTGCTCCTTGTGCTGTTGACACTTGGTCTTCAGGTGGGGCGGTTAGCCACCCTGATTGTTGATCCAGATCGGGTCTTTTTAGCTCCCCAGGAGCAGCAGTTAACGAGTTACTTTAAGCATGCTTTTTTGTATAGTTTTAGTTTGGCAGCCGGGATGCAAGTGCTCGTGTGGATAATCTTGATGCCCTTTATCAGCGTAAGTTTAGGCTGGAGCGTCGGCCAACTACTGGTAGGATTAGTCCTCATGGTGGGCCTAAAATGGTACTGGCTTAGTTACCAGTTTTTGCAACTACGTAATCATGCTACCAATCCGTGGTGGCACCGCCTGGGGTGGTTGGTGCTGCTTCCGGCAGTCGTCATTTTGCTGGCCTTAGTGGGGCAGGTGGTCATTGCCTACGTCCTTACCATGGCTGCGATTGGGGTTGTAATCTGGCGACTTGCAAAGCAGGTGCCACCGCTTAACTGGGAACAAATCGTGGCCACCGAACAACGCCGAATGCGGCGGATTTACCGCTTCTTTGCCCTCTTCACGGAGGTACCAACGGTCGGTCCCCAACCGAAACGGCGTGCCTACCTAGATGGATTATTCCGGCGCCTTCCTCACGACCAAGCGCACCTCTATACGAACCTCTATGTCAAAACCTTTGCAAGGGACGGGGAGACCAGTTCGATGTACTTACGGTTGCTAGTGTTGGCGGCGGTTATCCTCGGGTTAGTTACGAATCAAGCCCTTTCCATCGTGGTGGCACTAACCATGCTGTACTTAACCGGGACGCAATTACGGCCCTTTTTCGATTGTTTTGATAACAACGTCTTTACCTATTTGTACCCCGTACGGGTTTCAACGCGGGTGCACAACTTCCGGCAGTTATTTAACTGGTTATTAATCATTGAATTAGTCGTAGTCCTAATTGCGCAGCTAATTGGGCAGGCGACCCTAACTACCTTAGGAATTACCTTGGTAGGGGGCAGCTTCATCATTTGGTGGCTGAGCCACCGGTTCTTACAACAACAAGTAAAACGGGAGAAATAA
- the trmB gene encoding tRNA (guanosine(46)-N7)-methyltransferase TrmB, translating to MRIRKKKWAMPYLEDHPEYAILNPDQYRGKWATRFSQSAPIHVEIGSGKGQFIIGMAQKHPELNFIGIDLQDAVLAMAVQKAVAAQLPNVQLVLTDGGDVDDFFTKGEVDKLYLNFSDPWPKKRHTKRRLTSPRFLASYQQVLPDHAELEFKTDNRGLFEYSLVSLNNFGMQFETVNLDLHHSDPAIVQENVETEYEQKFKEKGPIYKLVARFGA from the coding sequence ATGCGAATTCGAAAAAAGAAGTGGGCGATGCCTTATTTAGAGGATCATCCCGAATATGCGATTTTAAATCCAGACCAGTACCGGGGAAAGTGGGCGACCCGCTTTTCCCAATCAGCGCCGATTCACGTTGAAATTGGCTCTGGGAAAGGGCAATTTATCATTGGGATGGCGCAAAAGCATCCGGAATTGAACTTTATTGGAATCGACTTGCAGGATGCCGTCCTGGCCATGGCGGTTCAGAAAGCCGTGGCCGCTCAGTTACCGAATGTCCAACTCGTCTTAACTGATGGGGGCGATGTTGATGATTTCTTTACGAAGGGTGAAGTGGATAAACTCTACCTCAATTTTTCCGATCCATGGCCGAAGAAACGGCATACCAAACGCCGGTTAACCTCACCGCGCTTTTTAGCTAGTTACCAACAGGTGCTTCCGGACCACGCAGAATTGGAATTCAAGACCGATAATCGTGGTCTGTTTGAATATTCCTTGGTCAGTTTAAATAACTTTGGGATGCAATTTGAAACGGTTAATTTAGATTTGCATCATAGTGATCCAGCGATTGTGCAGGAGAACGTGGAGACGGAGTATGAACAAAAGTTCAAAGAAAAAGGCCCCATCTATAAGCTGGTGGCCCGATTCGGTGCTTAA
- a CDS encoding thioredoxin family protein has translation MEELPVMNQEQLQAQVSDGKYILFFTAGWCPDCNFIKPAMPAIESEFPEYTFIKVDRDDNIDLCKELDVFGIPSFIAYDHGKETGRLVNKARKTQTEVEDFIKSLPTD, from the coding sequence ATGGAAGAATTACCAGTTATGAATCAAGAACAATTACAAGCACAAGTGAGCGATGGAAAGTACATTTTGTTTTTCACCGCGGGTTGGTGTCCCGACTGTAATTTCATCAAGCCGGCAATGCCAGCCATCGAAAGTGAATTTCCCGAATACACGTTCATCAAGGTTGATCGCGATGACAACATTGACCTTTGCAAAGAACTTGATGTATTTGGCATCCCGAGTTTTATCGCCTACGACCACGGCAAAGAAACCGGCCGGTTAGTCAATAAAGCTCGCAAAACCCAAACCGAAGTGGAAGATTTCATTAAGAGTTTACCAACGGACTAA
- the ytpR gene encoding YtpR family tRNA-binding protein, giving the protein MIASYNPRQIGDVLVVVLGPDQGPQQVTQRDQIVEIKDQTGAVIGYNFFAAHDRLPELDHQVGQVHLTASQIDQLNAQLESAGFDQKLPTSEPAKFVVGYVKETREHPKSSHLQITTTEVEDGRTLQIVSGSPNMQAGIKVVVAEVGAMMPDGLIIWPSTLKDVESDGMICSGRELRIPNAPDKPGALILPDDYQVGTPFDFKKAQTLFSE; this is encoded by the coding sequence ATGATTGCAAGTTATAATCCGCGCCAAATTGGGGATGTGTTGGTGGTTGTCTTGGGACCAGACCAGGGACCACAACAGGTTACCCAACGGGATCAAATCGTTGAAATTAAAGATCAAACGGGAGCGGTCATTGGGTACAATTTCTTTGCTGCCCACGACCGGTTGCCAGAACTAGACCACCAGGTAGGGCAAGTGCATCTGACGGCGAGTCAGATTGACCAGTTAAACGCTCAATTAGAGTCAGCTGGCTTTGACCAAAAACTGCCGACCAGTGAACCAGCCAAGTTTGTGGTTGGTTATGTGAAGGAAACCCGGGAACATCCTAAGTCATCCCATTTACAGATCACCACCACGGAAGTTGAGGATGGGCGGACGTTACAAATTGTCAGTGGTTCGCCTAACATGCAGGCGGGCATTAAAGTGGTAGTTGCTGAAGTGGGTGCCATGATGCCGGATGGCTTGATAATTTGGCCTAGTACTCTCAAAGACGTTGAAAGTGACGGAATGATTTGTTCCGGCCGGGAACTTAGGATTCCTAATGCGCCTGACAAACCAGGTGCGTTGATTCTACCGGATGACTATCAAGTTGGAACTCCGTTTGATTTTAAAAAAGCGCAGACTCTTTTTAGCGAATAG
- a CDS encoding DNA translocase FtsK: MNHYDGPAFFRKYFAGQPTTSFQATAASNSNSKQAKDGKTAPLQRQQQNFSPKGPQPEVPAASLVQKTRAFQPQVTAERTPFYQRRTPEFSPAYDRALAALTLPAADLIVMAPDEPEAEPGGSTTSSELITTVDVDEAGAASKSEEAITALAPVDEPTEDAVPQNENENENSVDNSEAKAAEPSQQHGLGHSLTDIMQAEQGQAAHLSFFAQPPANATESQAETSDATPETTEGTKPVSSLVAQSQAPETSETEPGEYQDVNAKQTETEASSTPAPTKGALPVDNGDQAEPDAPAPVTTTAGYHFPDLDLLNPPVQFDEADLDTWIADQAEKLDDTLQAFHVDGHVVDWTNGPTVTQFQVKLALGVKVSKVTNLNDDLKLALAAKDIRIEAPIPGRSTVGIEIPNPKPHPVVLQEILQSQAFQADPAHTSIAMGMDIEGQSVTADLKRMPHALIAGATGSGKSVFINSLLLSLLYHATPKDLRMILIDPKAVELAPYNEIPHLLAPVISKPQEAAAALKWVTETMDQRYERLTAAGVRNIEQYNQRAQATGHAADQLPYILVVIDELADLMMVAANEVQDYIVRITQKARAAGIHLVVATQRPSVDIVTGTIKNNIPTRVAFMVSSQVDSRTIIDQAGAERLLGKGDMLYLGNGANKPERLQGAFVTNEEVEKVTNFVRTQGAAHYEFQPASLLKSADQVASHDELWTQVLAYIAGEENVSTSKLQRVFSVGYNRAASIIDDLERNHFISGQHGSKPREVYLTKEQYAQLNL, translated from the coding sequence ATGAACCATTACGATGGTCCAGCTTTTTTTCGCAAGTATTTTGCTGGTCAACCAACAACTTCATTTCAAGCAACGGCTGCTTCAAACTCCAATTCTAAGCAGGCTAAGGATGGGAAAACGGCTCCCTTGCAGAGACAACAACAAAATTTCTCCCCGAAGGGGCCCCAGCCGGAAGTGCCAGCCGCGAGTTTAGTGCAAAAAACCCGGGCGTTTCAACCGCAGGTCACCGCGGAACGGACGCCGTTTTATCAACGGCGGACTCCGGAATTTAGTCCTGCTTATGATCGGGCGCTGGCGGCCTTGACGCTACCAGCAGCCGATTTAATTGTCATGGCTCCGGATGAACCTGAAGCAGAACCGGGCGGCTCCACAACTTCCAGTGAGCTGATTACAACGGTTGATGTGGATGAAGCAGGTGCAGCTTCAAAATCAGAGGAAGCCATCACTGCGCTAGCTCCAGTGGATGAACCAACAGAAGATGCTGTGCCACAAAATGAAAACGAAAATGAAAACAGTGTGGATAACTCGGAAGCGAAGGCCGCTGAACCTAGTCAGCAACACGGTTTAGGTCATTCTCTGACTGATATTATGCAAGCGGAGCAGGGGCAAGCTGCCCACCTGAGTTTTTTCGCGCAACCCCCAGCTAACGCCACTGAATCGCAAGCTGAGACCTCGGATGCCACCCCAGAAACGACTGAAGGGACGAAGCCGGTTTCATCCCTTGTAGCGCAGTCCCAAGCTCCAGAAACGTCAGAAACTGAACCGGGTGAGTACCAGGATGTGAATGCTAAGCAGACTGAAACAGAGGCATCGTCGACCCCAGCGCCAACGAAGGGCGCTTTACCGGTCGACAATGGTGACCAAGCAGAGCCGGATGCTCCGGCGCCGGTTACAACAACGGCTGGATATCACTTTCCGGACCTTGATCTTTTAAACCCGCCGGTTCAATTTGATGAAGCGGATTTAGATACGTGGATTGCCGATCAGGCGGAGAAGCTTGATGATACATTGCAAGCCTTTCACGTGGATGGTCACGTGGTTGACTGGACCAATGGACCAACGGTAACCCAGTTTCAGGTGAAGCTAGCCCTAGGGGTCAAGGTTAGTAAGGTGACGAACCTTAATGATGATTTGAAATTGGCGTTAGCTGCGAAGGACATTCGGATTGAAGCGCCGATTCCGGGGCGGTCGACGGTAGGAATCGAAATTCCGAACCCCAAGCCGCATCCAGTGGTGCTGCAAGAAATTTTGCAAAGTCAGGCTTTTCAAGCTGATCCCGCTCACACCTCGATTGCGATGGGGATGGACATCGAAGGTCAGTCGGTTACGGCCGATTTGAAACGAATGCCCCATGCTCTCATCGCCGGGGCAACCGGATCGGGGAAAAGTGTGTTTATCAATAGCTTATTGCTATCGTTGCTTTACCACGCCACCCCGAAAGATCTCCGGATGATTTTAATTGACCCCAAAGCGGTCGAATTGGCGCCGTACAATGAAATCCCGCATCTATTGGCACCGGTGATTTCTAAACCGCAGGAAGCAGCGGCAGCCTTAAAATGGGTTACGGAAACAATGGATCAACGGTATGAGCGCCTCACGGCGGCCGGGGTCCGGAACATTGAACAGTATAATCAACGCGCCCAGGCGACGGGACACGCTGCCGATCAGTTGCCGTACATCTTAGTGGTAATTGACGAATTAGCGGACCTGATGATGGTTGCTGCTAACGAAGTCCAAGATTACATCGTCCGGATTACCCAAAAAGCGCGGGCAGCGGGAATTCATTTGGTGGTAGCGACCCAACGACCAAGTGTTGACATTGTGACCGGAACCATTAAAAATAACATTCCCACCCGGGTGGCTTTCATGGTCTCTAGTCAAGTCGATTCTCGGACCATTATTGATCAAGCTGGCGCCGAGCGCTTGTTAGGGAAGGGTGATATGTTGTATCTTGGTAATGGTGCAAATAAGCCCGAACGATTGCAAGGTGCGTTTGTTACGAATGAGGAAGTTGAAAAAGTTACCAATTTCGTCCGCACCCAGGGCGCCGCGCACTATGAATTTCAGCCAGCCAGTTTGTTGAAAAGTGCCGATCAAGTTGCCAGCCACGATGAACTTTGGACCCAAGTCCTCGCTTACATTGCGGGAGAAGAAAATGTTTCAACTTCGAAACTGCAACGGGTCTTTTCGGTTGGCTATAATCGGGCGGCCAGCATCATTGATGACTTAGAGCGCAATCATTTCATCTCTGGGCAACATGGTTCTAAGCCACGGGAAGTTTATTTGACGAAAGAACAGTATGCCCAACTAAATTTATAA